The Thermosynechococcus sp. CL-1 genomic interval GATGAAGCCTGAACCCCTGTTTGCGGCGGTGGAATCGCTGCCCTCCTTGCCCCGCCGTGAAGTGATCTATGTCACCCCCCAAGGGCAACCCCTGACCCAACAGCACCTCTGGCATTGGTCGCAGGAGCGAGATCAACTAGTGATTCTCTGTGGTCACTATGAGGGCGTGGATGAGCGGGTCGTCGAGCATTTGGTGACCCAAGAAATCTCCATTGGCGATTTTGTCCTGACCTGTGGGGAAATTCCAGCTCTGGTGATTCTCAATGGTGTGCTGCGACTGCTGCCCGGCACGGTGGGCAAAGCGGCTTCCCTGCATCAAGACAGTTTTGAGGACGGTCTATTGGACTATCCCCACTACACTCGACCCGCAGAGTTTCGGGGGTGGACGGTACCGCCGGTCTTACTTTCTGGTCACCATGGGGAAATTGCGGCTTGGCGGCGGGCACAGCAAATTGAACGCACTCACCAACGCCGCCCAGATCTGTATGCGCGCTGGCTGGCTCAGCAGGAAGCCACACTCAAAACCAAGGAAGGAGAATAGGAAATTACTTTATACTTCTTAAGAAAATCAGTTATAAATCAGTTATATGTCAAAAAAAAAAAAAAAATAATAGCAAGTATCATCGTAATTATAATGTCTAATCCGAAAGCTGCTGCGGTTAGCTTTAGTAAGGAACCCCAGTAACTTCCTACGATTAATCCTATGGATAGTTTGTCCCCTGCTTTCCTAAGGCCTGCCACCCCCAATGCCAGTGGCGGTGCAGCTCCAATGATCGACCTATTAGGTGGAATGGGGGAAAGTGATGGGGAGCCCTACCTAACAGCAATCCTAGGGGCGCTACCGATTGCTGTGGCTCTTGCTGATCCTGCGGGGGAAATTTGCTACATTAACCCCTTTGGCCGAAGGCTCTTGGCGGTGACGGATCCCCAAGTGGCGGCAGCCGACATTTGGGCAAATCTGCAGGTTTATTACTGCGGTAGCGATCGCCCCTATCCCAAGGAGGAGTTGCCCAATAGGCAAGTCCACCAGCGTTTAGAACCCTGTTCCGTGGCCGTAGATCTGCTGTTGAGCGATCGGCGATTAACCCTAGCAATCCAAGCCCGCCCCATCTTTGATCCCAGCAGCAATCTGCAGTGTATTGTGCTCACGTTTCAGGACATTACTGGGCGCCAACCTCAGGAAACACAGCCCCAAGGGCTTGCCTGTTCTCGTCAGCAGCAGCCCGATTCTGGGCAGTGTGACTCCGGCATCTTCCAAGACCAAGGTGATTTTCTTTTATTCCTGCACCCAGATACCACCATCCTATTTGCCAATGAGGCCTTCTGTCGCTTCTTTAACTGTTCTGCTGCTGAAGTCATTGGTCGCCCCTTAGGGGAGTTGGTCTGCTGTGAAGATGCCGTCTGTTTCCAAGCACAGGTGATGCAGCTTACACCCACTGCGCCCCTATTTACCTGCGAAAGTTGCCTACCTCATCCCCAAAAAGGGAGTCGCTGGATCCAGTGGCTGAATTCAGGGATTTTTACGGCTGATGGTTCCCTCAGTGGGATTCAATCCGTCGGCCGAGATGTTACTGCGCTCAAAAATCAATTACTGCGTGAGCAGGCTCTCAATCGGGTCATCCAAGCCCTGCGCAATTCCCTTGACCTTGAAACCATCTTTGGCACCGCTGTGCGGGAAATTGTGGAAATAGGGCTGGGATGGGATGCCTGTGTGGTTCGCTACCTTCCGCAAAGGCAGGTGTGGCAGCCGGTTGCTGAATATCACAGCGATGCCAATGCGCCGCGGTTTCTTGGCTTTGAAATCCCAGATCAGGACAATCCCTTGGCCACACGGCTGAAGGCAGGAGAAGTGGTTGCCATCGCCGACACCTGCCAACTGACCGATGCGGTGAATCGAGCCCTTGCGGAACAATTGCCGGGGGCATGGTTACTGGTGCCTTTGATTGTTAAAGAGCGCCCTTGGGGCAGCCTGAGTTTGTTTATGCCGCACCAAACCCATGCGTGGTCAGAAGTGGAAATCAATTTTATGCGTACCATTGCCACCCAACTGGAGGTGGCGGTTTACCAGGCCAATCTATACGCCCAAGCCCGCAAAGAACTGGCTAAACGTTCCCGTCTTGCCGCGGCATTGCGCAAGAGTGAAGAACGGTTTCGCTTGACGGCTCTTCACCTCCCTGGTGCCCTGTTTCGCTATGAACAGTACCCCGATGGTCGCAATCGGGTATTTTATCTGAATCCAATGTGCGAACGTCTTTGGGGCATCCCGGCGGCGGTGGCTGCTGAGGATGGTGAAAGTTTGTGGCAGCTGGTACATCCAGAGGATCGGGAAGCCACATGGCAATCGGTTCTCTGTTCTGCGGCAAATTTGACGCCATGGTTTTGGCAATGGCGCATTATTCATCCCACCAGCGGTGAAGTGCGCTGGCTAGAGGGCGCCGGACAGCCCACAGCGGCGGCTAATGGGGCCGTGGTCTGGTACACCGTGATCTTGGATGTCACTGAGCGCCATTTGGCCGAAGAGCGCCTCAAGGAGCAGCAGGCCCAGTTAGAGGTGGCTATCCGTGCTTCCAAGATTGGCTTTTATTTTCATGACCTCTCTACAGGAACCATGCTTGTTTCGCCGACCCACAGAGCTCAGCTGGGCGACCTGCCTAGGACTGAAGCGTTCAGTTGTGCAGATTGGCAGGAGCGACTGTACCCTGAGGATCGCGATCGCGCCCTTGCGGCCTACGAGCAATTTCTGCGCGGTGAAGCGGACTATGACATTGATTTTCGCCTGCGCCACCGGGATGGTAGCTACCGCTGGTTCCACAGCAATGCCGTGTTAATTCGGGATGCCCAGGGTCGCCCCTGTAAGGTGGTGGGTACCCATATTGATATTACCGAACGCAAAGCTGCTGAACTGGCGCTGCGCGAAAGCGAAGAACGCTATCGACTGCTGGCGGAAAACATGACCGATATTGTGTGCCTTTTAGATCGGGAAGGCCGGTGTTTGTATGTTAGTCCCTCCTATGAAACCCTCTTGGGTTGGTCTTCTAGGATGCTCATTGGTCAGCATTTTACGCAATTGTGCCATCCCCAAGAGCGATCGCGGGTCAAGCAGGAACTGCAACAGATGATTCAGCAGCAGCGGTTTTGGCCCATCACCCATCGAGCCTGTACAGCGAATCGGGAGTTGCTCTGGCTAGAAACCCTCTTCAAGCCCCGCTACGACAGTCAGGGACAATTGCAACAGTTGCAGACCAGTTCCCGCGATGTCACCAGTCGGGTACAGGTGCAATTGCAGCTAGAGCATGAGGCCTATCACGATCCCCTGACAGGGTTGCCCAACCGCCTCTACTTCATGGAGCAGTTGGCAGCCACAATTGCCGCAGCTCAAAGCAATCCTGAGCTTCACTATGCGGTGCTGTTTTTGGATGTGGATCGCTTTAAGGTGATCAATGACAGCCTCGGCCATGCAGTGGGCGATCGCCTGCTCATTGCCTTTGCCACTTTGCTGCGGCGTCTCATCGAAAATAGGCATATTGTGGCTCGCCTCGGCGGAGATGAGTTTGTGATTTTGGCAACCGCTTTACCTCACTTGGAGAGTGCCATTGCCCTTTGCGAGCAAATTACCCGTTGCCTCCAAGAACCCTTGGTCGTAGAGGAGCGGCAAATTTTCCTCAGCAGTAGTATTGGTGTGGTCTTTGCCCAAAACGACTATGAAACGGCTTTTGCTGTCCTCAGGGATGCCGATATTGCCCTGTATCAAGCCAAGGCTCATCCCACAAGACGCTACGCCATCTTTAACGCCCAGATGTACGAACAGGTGCTAGAGCGCCTCCACCTTGAACACGATCTGCGCCATGCCCTCAGCCATGGAGAACTGCAGCTGTTTTATCAGCCCTTTTTTAATTTGGCGGATCAACAACTGGTGGGCATGGAAGCCTTGGTGCGTTGGCAACATCCTGAACGGGGACTGATTCTGCCGGGTGCTTTCATTTCAATTGCTGAGGATACGGGGCTGATTGTTGACCTTGACAAGTGGGTTCTGGAGCAGGCTTGTCGACAGTTTTGGTTGTGGCAACAGCAGTCCCAAGTAGCAGCCAACGCGATCCTGAGTGTGAATGTCTCGGCCAAGACCCTGAAGCATCCCAGTTTCCGCCACCACCTTAGCCGCATTCAGCAACAGTATCCCCTGGGCAGAGGACAGTTGGTTCTAGAACTCACCGAAAGCATCGCCCTTGAATTGGGCAGTGAAATGCTGCGTCTCCTAGAGTCACTGCGGGAGCGCCACATTGAAATTAGTATTGACGATTTTGGAACGGGCTATTCCTGCCTGAGCTATCTCCACAGCCTACCGATTCACCATCTAAAGGTGGATCGCGCCTTTGTCCAGCAATTGGAAAACAACCAACGCAACCTCAAAATTACCAAGATGATTTTAGTCCTTGCTCAGGAGTTGGGCTACCGCGTCATTGCCGAAGGGATTGAAACCCACGAGCAACTGCACATCCTGCAGCGACTGGGGTGTGATTATGGTCAAGGGTATCTCTTTGCCCGACCCATGCCTGCTGAAGCCCTCGCATCCCTCCTGAAAGCCCACTAAAATATTGGCATGGCTGTTTTCCGTGGGACGTGGCTGGCAACGCCGACGCCGCGCTTTTTTGTATGGGCAGAAGAATGGCGATCGCTCACTCAGGCAATCACGCCTTGGGTTCCGACTGCTGTGCCTGTTTATCCCTATGCCACCCAACTGAAGACCCCTCCGCTTGTCAATGCCGATCCGAGTGTTGCCTATGCTGCTTTGCCCGCACAGATTCAGGAGCATCACCTGTTACCGCCTCCCCTAGCGGAAGTCAACGGCGAACCGCTGTTTCTCTGGCAGGTGCCGGGTTGGGCGATTCCTGCCTCAGGGGTTTTAGAGCAACTACATCAACTGGGTCTTCAGGGTCGCGAAAGCGCTGCTATTGGCGATGATCTGCGCTATTGGCTGCACGTTAGTCGCTGGTTACTGGATTTAATTGTGCGCGGCCAATACTTGCCTACGGCTGAAGGGTGGCGGATTCTGCTCACCCACGGGGGCGATCGCGATCGCTTTCGCCAATTTAGCCAACGGATGCCGCATCTGTGTCGTTGTTACCAAGGGGATGCCACGGCGCTGCGGTTTCCGCCCCATGCCACCGATCTATTGGCGGATTTTTTACACCACACGTTGCAGGGCTATCTCCACGCTGTCCTCGCCTCCCTAGAGCTGCCCAAAGTGGGCTTAGCCAAAGCCCACAGCCACTGGCTGACTTTCCTCAAAACAGGGCAAGCAACGGAACTGCCGCCTTCTTTTGTGGAACGGCTCCAGCGTTGGCAAGAACCCTACCGCGAGCAGTTGGATCTGCGCCCCCAATGGCGCTTGGCACTGCAACTGGTTCCCCCGGCCACCGCTGATGGTGACTGGTACTTGGCCTTTGGCCTACAAACGGAGGGCGAAACGGAAACGATGCTGGCGGCGGCAGAGATTTGGCAATGTACGCAAGAGTCCCTCCTCTATCACGGACAAGTGCTCTGGCAGCCCCAAGAAACCCTGCTGCGGGGACTGGGTTTGGCCTCACGCATTTATCGTCCCCTCGATCGCAGTCTCCAAGAACCCTCCCCTGTGGGTCTGACGCTGCAAACCACGGAAGTTTATGCCTTCTTGCAAAGTGCCATTCCGCTCCTTGAGCAGCAGGGGGTTGCGATTATTGTGCCGCCGAGTTTGCGCCGCAATAGCGCCCAGCATCGCTTGGGTCTGAGGATGATTGCTTCATTGCCGCCCACCGCCACCAGCGGCTTGAGTATTGAGAGCTTGATGCAGTTTCAGTGGCAATTACAGTTGGGGCAGCATCCCCTCTCGGAAGCAGATTTTGATCAACTGCGCCGCCAAGAGAGTCCCCTTGTTTATCTCAATGGTGAGTGGGTGCTGCTGCGTCCCCAAGAGGTCAAGGCCGCTCAAGAGTTTCTCCAGTCTCCCCAAAAGACCCAGCTCTCCCTTGCCGATACGCTGCGCATTGCCACCGGGGATACGGTGACGGTGGCCAAGTTACCCATTCTCGGCCTAGACGCCAATGATGCTCTTCAGGCACTACTCGATGGCCTCACGGGTAAACAAACCCTTGATCCAGTGCCGACACCGCAGGAATTTTGTGGTGAACTGCGTCCCTACCAAGCGCGAGGGGTGGCGTGGTTGAGTTTCTTGGAACGCTGGCGGTTGGGGGCTTGCTTGGCCGATGATATGGGCTTAGGGAAAACGATTCAACTGTTGGCCTTTTTGCTCCACCTCAAGGAAGCAGGACGTGCCTACCGACCGACACTGTTGATCTGTCCCACCTCAGTACTGGGCAACTGGCTACGGGAGTGCCAAAAATTTGCACCGACATTGCGTGCCTATGTCCACCACGGCAGCGATCGCCCCAAGGGCAAGGCATTTCTGAAAAAAGTCGAAACTCACGATCTGATTCTCACCAGTTATGCCCTTCTCCAGCGCGATCGCACCACCTTGCAACAGGTGTCATGGCAGCATCTGGTCCTCGATGAAGCCCAAAACATCAAGAATGCCAACACCCAGCAGTCCCAAGCGGCACGGGAACTCTCCGCCCAGTTTCGCATTGCCCTGACGGGAACCCCCCTAGAGAATCGTCTCCTTGAACTCTGGTCGATTATGGACTTTCTGCATCCGGGGTACTTGGGCAATCGCACCTACTTTCAGCACCGCTATGTGCGACCCATTGAACGCTATGGTGACACTACCTCCCTCAACGCCCTGCGCACCTACGTTCAGCCCTTCATTCTACGGCGCCTGAAAACTGACCGCAGCATTATCCAAGACCTGCCCGAAAAACAGGAGATGCTGGTCTATTGCGGTCTCACCTTGGAGCAGATGCAGCTTTACAGTGCGGTGGTGGCAGACTCCCTTGCTGCCATTGAAAATAGTGAAGGTATCCAGCGGCGGGGGAATATCTTAGCCACCCTCACCAAGCTGAAGCAAATCTGTAACCACCCGGCGCAGTATCTCAAGCAGGAAGACTATGCCCCCGATCGCTCGGGTAAATTGCAACGCCTGATAGAAATGCTGCAAGAGCTTCAGGAAGTGGGCGATCGCGCCCTTGTCTTTACCCAATTTGCCGAATTTGGCACCCACCTGAAAACCTATCTCGAAAAGGCGCTACAGATGGAGGTCTTTTTCCTGTCGGGACGCACCCCCAAAGCCCAGCGAGAACTCATGGTGGAACGCTTTCAGCACGATCCTGAGGCACCCACGGTCTTTATTCTTTCCCTAAAAGCGGGGGGCGTGGGCTTAAATCTCACCCGTGCCAATCATGTCTTTCACTACGATCGCTGGTGGAACCCTGCCGTTGAAAATCAGGCCAGCGATCGCGCCTTCCGCATTGGCCAAGCCCGCACTGTCCAAATCCACAAATTTGTCTGCACGGGTACCCTTGAAGAAAAGATCCACGAGCAAATTGAGCAGAAAAAAGCGCTTGCGGACATGATTGTGGGCAGTGGCGAACAGTGGTTAACCGAACTCAATCTCGATCAACTGCGGCAACTGCTCACCCTGGACAAAGAGCGGGTGATCACACTCTAGGCCATTGCCCACTGGGATGCCTGCTCACCGCGTAGGAGGCGAATTTGGGCGATCGCGAAAATGGTGGGAATAATGCGCGCATAGTTGGTGGAAATGGCACGCCAACCCAAGTCGGCAATAAACCACACCCACAAAGCTGTACTGGCAAAGGCTAAGACGCTGCGACCGAGGGCAAATTTAGCGGCTCCCACGGCAGCGCCCCGAGACACCAAGGGAGTGATGGAGAGCTTGTACCCAGCAAAGTGAATGGCAAATTGACGAGCCACCTGCTGCACCACCATGGAGCGGACAACAGAACTGATGGCGATCGCCGCGCCTCCCTCTAGGATCAGGCGTACAGTTTCCATGGAAATCGGGTGGCCGTTGCGCAGTTCGGGCAAGCTATCTTGGATTTGGGCAGCCAAGACCTTGCGATCTTCATCCCCCAGCTTTTTCCACATCCGCTGCAACACATTCAAGAAGATTTCCATTTCCAGTTCGGGGACTGTCCAACTGGGGGAAAACTTAATTTTCAGATAGCGACAGACCCGCATCAACGTTTGCCGATAGCTGATTTGCTGTGCTTTGCCCTTGAGTACTGTCAGACCATCTGCCGCCAAAAAGCGAAACCGCTCCTCAATATCATCCAGCCATGCTTGGCGATCCTGAGCTTGGACGGCAATGGGATCCGGCGTTGTGAGATAGTCCAAGGGATTGAGCCGACGACGAAACAGAATTTCTGTTAGGTCTTGCAACTCCTCCTCCGTCGCCAATTCCAGCGCAGCCCGTAGCTCGTTCATGGGGTTCTCGCTCCAGCAGCAGCACAATAGAACATGATGATTCTTCACCCCTGATTATAGGGATTCAGGCTGAAATTGTGGTACAGCCCTTTTCACAAGAATGGGAGATGCGCCACTATCCCAGAAAAGCACGGTTCGGACAGTACAATACAAAAGAGTAGCAGGCTGGCAAAATAAAAAGCTATGGATTTATTAACCCTAGAAGGTTGGCTCGATAACACGGCCTTTGCGGTGCTTTTGATCACGATGTTGCTCTACTGGTGTGGGGCAGCGTTTCCCCAATGGCCTGTTCTCACGGCTGCGGGTCGCACGGGGATGGCGATCGCCAATCTCTGTATTACGGGCCTGCTGGCGGCGCGTTGGATTGAGGGGGGCTACTTTCCCATCAGCAATCTCTATGAATCCCTCTTTTTCCTGTGCTGGGGTTTGACAGCCATGCACTTTGTCGCCGAGTCCATCAGTGGCCAGCGCCTTGTGGGGGTTGTTACTGCACCCGTTGCCATGGGAAT includes:
- the trmD gene encoding tRNA (guanosine(37)-N1)-methyltransferase TrmD, with the protein product MRFDIITLFPEFFASPLSSGLMAKALARGIAEVVLTNPRDFSTDKHQRVDDEPYGGGVGMVMKPEPLFAAVESLPSLPRREVIYVTPQGQPLTQQHLWHWSQERDQLVILCGHYEGVDERVVEHLVTQEISIGDFVLTCGEIPALVILNGVLRLLPGTVGKAASLHQDSFEDGLLDYPHYTRPAEFRGWTVPPVLLSGHHGEIAAWRRAQQIERTHQRRPDLYARWLAQQEATLKTKEGE
- a CDS encoding EAL domain-containing protein, with product MDSLSPAFLRPATPNASGGAAPMIDLLGGMGESDGEPYLTAILGALPIAVALADPAGEICYINPFGRRLLAVTDPQVAAADIWANLQVYYCGSDRPYPKEELPNRQVHQRLEPCSVAVDLLLSDRRLTLAIQARPIFDPSSNLQCIVLTFQDITGRQPQETQPQGLACSRQQQPDSGQCDSGIFQDQGDFLLFLHPDTTILFANEAFCRFFNCSAAEVIGRPLGELVCCEDAVCFQAQVMQLTPTAPLFTCESCLPHPQKGSRWIQWLNSGIFTADGSLSGIQSVGRDVTALKNQLLREQALNRVIQALRNSLDLETIFGTAVREIVEIGLGWDACVVRYLPQRQVWQPVAEYHSDANAPRFLGFEIPDQDNPLATRLKAGEVVAIADTCQLTDAVNRALAEQLPGAWLLVPLIVKERPWGSLSLFMPHQTHAWSEVEINFMRTIATQLEVAVYQANLYAQARKELAKRSRLAAALRKSEERFRLTALHLPGALFRYEQYPDGRNRVFYLNPMCERLWGIPAAVAAEDGESLWQLVHPEDREATWQSVLCSAANLTPWFWQWRIIHPTSGEVRWLEGAGQPTAAANGAVVWYTVILDVTERHLAEERLKEQQAQLEVAIRASKIGFYFHDLSTGTMLVSPTHRAQLGDLPRTEAFSCADWQERLYPEDRDRALAAYEQFLRGEADYDIDFRLRHRDGSYRWFHSNAVLIRDAQGRPCKVVGTHIDITERKAAELALRESEERYRLLAENMTDIVCLLDREGRCLYVSPSYETLLGWSSRMLIGQHFTQLCHPQERSRVKQELQQMIQQQRFWPITHRACTANRELLWLETLFKPRYDSQGQLQQLQTSSRDVTSRVQVQLQLEHEAYHDPLTGLPNRLYFMEQLAATIAAAQSNPELHYAVLFLDVDRFKVINDSLGHAVGDRLLIAFATLLRRLIENRHIVARLGGDEFVILATALPHLESAIALCEQITRCLQEPLVVEERQIFLSSSIGVVFAQNDYETAFAVLRDADIALYQAKAHPTRRYAIFNAQMYEQVLERLHLEHDLRHALSHGELQLFYQPFFNLADQQLVGMEALVRWQHPERGLILPGAFISIAEDTGLIVDLDKWVLEQACRQFWLWQQQSQVAANAILSVNVSAKTLKHPSFRHHLSRIQQQYPLGRGQLVLELTESIALELGSEMLRLLESLRERHIEISIDDFGTGYSCLSYLHSLPIHHLKVDRAFVQQLENNQRNLKITKMILVLAQELGYRVIAEGIETHEQLHILQRLGCDYGQGYLFARPMPAEALASLLKAH
- a CDS encoding DEAD/DEAH box helicase, with the protein product MAVFRGTWLATPTPRFFVWAEEWRSLTQAITPWVPTAVPVYPYATQLKTPPLVNADPSVAYAALPAQIQEHHLLPPPLAEVNGEPLFLWQVPGWAIPASGVLEQLHQLGLQGRESAAIGDDLRYWLHVSRWLLDLIVRGQYLPTAEGWRILLTHGGDRDRFRQFSQRMPHLCRCYQGDATALRFPPHATDLLADFLHHTLQGYLHAVLASLELPKVGLAKAHSHWLTFLKTGQATELPPSFVERLQRWQEPYREQLDLRPQWRLALQLVPPATADGDWYLAFGLQTEGETETMLAAAEIWQCTQESLLYHGQVLWQPQETLLRGLGLASRIYRPLDRSLQEPSPVGLTLQTTEVYAFLQSAIPLLEQQGVAIIVPPSLRRNSAQHRLGLRMIASLPPTATSGLSIESLMQFQWQLQLGQHPLSEADFDQLRRQESPLVYLNGEWVLLRPQEVKAAQEFLQSPQKTQLSLADTLRIATGDTVTVAKLPILGLDANDALQALLDGLTGKQTLDPVPTPQEFCGELRPYQARGVAWLSFLERWRLGACLADDMGLGKTIQLLAFLLHLKEAGRAYRPTLLICPTSVLGNWLRECQKFAPTLRAYVHHGSDRPKGKAFLKKVETHDLILTSYALLQRDRTTLQQVSWQHLVLDEAQNIKNANTQQSQAARELSAQFRIALTGTPLENRLLELWSIMDFLHPGYLGNRTYFQHRYVRPIERYGDTTSLNALRTYVQPFILRRLKTDRSIIQDLPEKQEMLVYCGLTLEQMQLYSAVVADSLAAIENSEGIQRRGNILATLTKLKQICNHPAQYLKQEDYAPDRSGKLQRLIEMLQELQEVGDRALVFTQFAEFGTHLKTYLEKALQMEVFFLSGRTPKAQRELMVERFQHDPEAPTVFILSLKAGGVGLNLTRANHVFHYDRWWNPAVENQASDRAFRIGQARTVQIHKFVCTGTLEEKIHEQIEQKKALADMIVGSGEQWLTELNLDQLRQLLTLDKERVITL
- a CDS encoding YaaW family protein, whose protein sequence is MNELRAALELATEEELQDLTEILFRRRLNPLDYLTTPDPIAVQAQDRQAWLDDIEERFRFLAADGLTVLKGKAQQISYRQTLMRVCRYLKIKFSPSWTVPELEMEIFLNVLQRMWKKLGDEDRKVLAAQIQDSLPELRNGHPISMETVRLILEGGAAIAISSVVRSMVVQQVARQFAIHFAGYKLSITPLVSRGAAVGAAKFALGRSVLAFASTALWVWFIADLGWRAISTNYARIIPTIFAIAQIRLLRGEQASQWAMA